One part of the Sphingobacterium sp. LZ7M1 genome encodes these proteins:
- a CDS encoding serine hydrolase — protein sequence MKINLKRFKSLFCLFAAVSMSTGAMAQSASFESDLKKITDKYDAVGLAIVVVKNGKPVYEKAFGYKDLETKAPLTTNDLFRIASISKSFSSTAIMQLVEQGKVSLDDDISDLAGFKIRNPKFPDTKITLEMMLSHRSSLNDYNGYFTFDVLDTTKNKEWEKSYNSYEPGTDYEYCNLNFNIIGAVLERLTEIRFDNYIKQQILNPLKLDAGYCVDSLDQSRFAKLYDKIDGEYDEQSAAYYPRSEEIRNYTMGVSTPVFSPTGGMKISAHDLGKYMQMHMNYGKLGKKRIISKASSQKMQKGLSPKENYGLALLETYQLIPGEHMIGHTGSAYGLYSNMFFEPKKKFGFVVITNGCIPTIDRNEDIVMSKEVINLLYQDFIKKQ from the coding sequence ATGAAAATAAATCTAAAAAGGTTCAAGAGCCTATTTTGTCTATTTGCTGCGGTCTCTATGAGCACTGGCGCCATGGCGCAAAGTGCTTCATTTGAATCTGACCTTAAAAAAATAACGGATAAATATGATGCCGTAGGCTTGGCCATTGTGGTTGTAAAAAATGGAAAACCTGTTTATGAAAAGGCTTTTGGCTATAAGGACCTAGAAACAAAAGCTCCATTAACCACAAATGACCTTTTCAGGATTGCTTCGATTTCCAAATCGTTCAGTTCTACGGCAATTATGCAACTTGTAGAACAAGGAAAGGTTTCGTTGGATGATGATATCAGTGATCTGGCTGGATTTAAAATAAGAAATCCTAAATTTCCTGATACCAAAATAACATTGGAAATGATGCTATCACATCGTTCCAGTTTAAATGATTATAATGGTTATTTTACTTTTGATGTTCTGGATACCACAAAGAACAAAGAATGGGAGAAATCCTATAACAGTTATGAACCAGGAACCGATTATGAATACTGTAACTTGAACTTCAATATCATTGGGGCAGTATTGGAGAGATTAACTGAAATTCGATTTGATAACTATATCAAACAACAAATACTGAATCCATTAAAATTGGATGCGGGATATTGTGTAGACTCATTAGACCAAAGTCGATTTGCAAAATTGTATGATAAAATAGATGGTGAATATGATGAACAAAGTGCTGCTTACTATCCAAGATCTGAGGAGATCAGGAATTATACGATGGGAGTGAGTACACCTGTTTTTTCACCAACTGGGGGGATGAAGATCTCGGCACATGATCTAGGGAAATATATGCAGATGCATATGAACTATGGGAAATTAGGTAAGAAGCGAATCATCAGCAAAGCAAGTTCGCAAAAAATGCAAAAGGGCTTATCTCCAAAGGAAAATTATGGCTTAGCATTATTAGAGACCTATCAATTAATTCCTGGGGAACATATGATCGGACATACTGGCTCAGCCTATGGCCTTTATAGCAACATGTTTTTTGAGCCTAAGAAAAAGTTCGGTTTTGTCGTGATAACCAATGGTTGCATTCCAACGATTGATCGAAATGAAGATATTGTAATGTCGAAAGAAGTTATTAACTTACTCTATCAAGATTTCATAAAAAAACAGTAA
- the fabV gene encoding enoyl-ACP reductase FabV translates to MIIQPRTRGFICLTAHPEGAAENIKNQIDYVKSKGEIKNGPKKVLVIGASTGFGIASRISAAFGSGAATIGVFFEKPASEGKLGTAGWYNSAAFEKEAHAAGLYAKSINGDAFSDEIKAQTIELIKKDLGQVDLVVYSLASPRRTHPKTGVQHASVLKPIDQAFTNKTVDFHSGVVSDISIQPVDSDDDIKNTVAVMGGEDWKFWIEDLKAAGVLAEGVKTVAYSYIGPELTYPIYRNGTIGRAKDDLEGTVPTINEILKDLHGISYVSVNKALVTQSSSAIPVVPLYISLLYKVMKEKGIHEGTIEQMQRLFAERLYNNVETPLDEKGRIRVDDLEMRADVQEEVAKLWEQATTENLEEISDIVGYRNDFFQLFGFNFDNIDYDKDTSELVQVPSLAE, encoded by the coding sequence ATGATTATTCAACCAAGAACTAGAGGTTTTATCTGCTTGACAGCGCATCCAGAAGGAGCGGCAGAGAATATCAAAAACCAAATCGATTACGTAAAATCTAAAGGCGAGATTAAAAACGGGCCTAAAAAGGTATTGGTAATCGGTGCATCTACCGGATTTGGGATTGCTTCACGCATCAGTGCTGCATTCGGTTCAGGAGCAGCAACTATCGGAGTGTTTTTTGAAAAACCAGCATCTGAAGGCAAATTAGGTACTGCAGGTTGGTACAATAGCGCTGCTTTTGAGAAAGAAGCTCATGCTGCTGGCTTATATGCAAAAAGTATCAATGGCGATGCTTTCTCGGATGAGATCAAAGCGCAAACCATTGAATTGATCAAAAAAGATCTTGGACAGGTTGACTTGGTTGTCTATTCTTTGGCATCTCCACGTCGTACACATCCAAAAACTGGAGTTCAACATGCTTCAGTATTAAAGCCAATCGATCAGGCTTTTACCAATAAAACTGTTGATTTCCATTCTGGTGTTGTATCAGATATAAGCATTCAACCTGTTGATTCAGATGATGACATCAAAAATACGGTTGCTGTAATGGGTGGTGAAGATTGGAAATTCTGGATTGAAGACCTTAAAGCTGCAGGCGTCTTAGCAGAAGGCGTTAAAACTGTTGCATATTCTTATATCGGCCCTGAATTGACTTATCCTATCTATAGAAATGGTACAATCGGGCGTGCTAAAGATGATTTGGAAGGAACTGTTCCAACCATCAATGAAATTCTGAAAGATTTGCACGGTATCTCCTATGTTTCTGTAAACAAAGCATTGGTTACACAATCTAGTTCTGCAATTCCAGTGGTTCCTTTGTATATTTCATTATTGTATAAAGTGATGAAGGAAAAAGGAATCCATGAGGGAACAATCGAGCAGATGCAAAGATTGTTTGCTGAAAGATTATACAATAATGTAGAAACTCCTTTGGATGAAAAAGGCAGGATCCGTGTTGACGATCTTGAAATGAGAGCAGATGTTCAAGAAGAGGTAGCAAAACTTTGGGAACAGGCAACAACGGAAAACTTAGAAGAGATCTCTGATATCGTTGGTTACCGTAATGATTTCTTCCAACTATTTGGTTTCAACTTTGATAATATCGATTACGATAAAGATACTAGTGAATTGGTACAAGTGCCTAGTTTGGCAGAATAA
- a CDS encoding ATP-binding protein yields MDNRIILEEEQLNLSEGIQEFGYLLIVDLDYNLIAGSENCDVWLSNPVSTYLGINLWEILTAYFSKYVVSIKIAVDQVINETNERVLLELVIQGEPYYLNIYLFNNNIYLEFEKKFEDSNVFFPKFEIVDKLLSESKGKIWKVVSSYISKISGFDRVRVFQYVGDGDGYVLAESIENSDLEKILGCYYPDMDIFKHAKNIHSVNFHRYTAQVNGKTIKIVTKDNFKPNLSQTNIRMISPIHANYLIRDGVNSNLSVSLQIDGKIWGYIFCQSKKGKKINLLKREAMVYFIQMAIYRYEEEQKNKIKDFQDDIRNFELQLKEKLILKNNLAEALMSLDKELCYYAKADAMLILINGKLYTYNISIGFDKVLDIKGLLSRVSKDSIFFDAEFILNHGEELGLDSERFVGLAALKVELEENCSVLWFRKEKEFKRKWVAKPESRIKMNLPNDSFEREEHPVLDIWHQTTVGICDPWRDNEIYFIKRLRNLIIQSNKNFSQEIVKLNKEVIDLNRALDNYAHTVSHDLKNPLSAINLSTQMLLQRPEMTNDLKLKMLKNTKEAVEVISELLKSIHDFSKVKDYQYSMEPVYVEEFLKQIVNFSQLRYNALGTEVIYGNILPVYGERSIVYQLFQNLIGNAIKYSAKVAKPVVTISSSLKHEFVRYTIQDNGIGIAKEELSTIYDSFKRMSNANSYEGTGLGLTIVKRIADRLHITIEVESEIGKGTCFHLLFPKEVFILPSQS; encoded by the coding sequence ATGGATAATCGGATTATTCTTGAGGAAGAACAATTGAATCTCAGTGAAGGGATTCAGGAGTTCGGTTATTTATTGATTGTTGATTTAGACTATAACCTCATTGCAGGTAGTGAGAACTGTGATGTTTGGTTAAGCAATCCTGTTTCCACTTATCTAGGAATTAATTTATGGGAGATATTAACTGCATATTTTTCGAAATACGTAGTCAGTATAAAAATTGCAGTTGATCAAGTTATAAATGAAACCAATGAACGGGTTTTATTGGAATTGGTCATCCAAGGAGAACCATATTATCTAAATATCTATTTATTCAATAACAACATCTATTTAGAGTTTGAAAAGAAATTTGAGGACTCGAATGTTTTTTTTCCAAAGTTTGAAATTGTAGATAAGCTATTAAGTGAAAGCAAAGGAAAGATCTGGAAGGTAGTCAGTTCTTATATTTCGAAGATTTCTGGATTTGATCGGGTAAGGGTTTTTCAATATGTCGGTGATGGAGATGGCTATGTATTGGCGGAAAGTATTGAGAATTCAGACTTGGAAAAAATATTAGGCTGTTATTATCCTGATATGGATATTTTTAAGCATGCTAAAAACATTCATTCGGTCAATTTCCACCGCTATACCGCTCAGGTCAATGGTAAAACCATAAAGATCGTAACTAAAGATAATTTTAAGCCCAATCTATCACAGACAAATATCAGGATGATTTCTCCGATCCATGCAAATTATCTCATTCGCGATGGAGTCAATTCAAACCTTAGTGTATCCTTGCAGATTGATGGAAAGATTTGGGGATATATTTTTTGTCAAAGTAAAAAGGGAAAGAAAATAAACCTCTTAAAACGAGAGGCCATGGTGTACTTTATTCAAATGGCTATTTACCGTTATGAAGAGGAACAAAAGAATAAGATCAAGGACTTTCAGGATGATATTAGGAATTTTGAGCTTCAGCTGAAGGAAAAGTTAATCCTGAAAAATAACCTTGCTGAAGCTTTAATGAGTTTGGATAAAGAGCTCTGCTATTATGCCAAAGCAGATGCTATGCTAATATTGATTAATGGTAAGCTTTATACCTACAATATCTCCATTGGTTTTGATAAAGTATTAGATATTAAAGGACTTCTTTCCAGAGTATCAAAGGATTCAATCTTCTTTGATGCTGAGTTTATATTAAATCATGGTGAAGAGTTAGGGTTGGATTCAGAGCGATTTGTCGGCTTAGCTGCACTTAAAGTTGAGTTGGAGGAGAATTGCAGTGTGCTTTGGTTTAGGAAGGAGAAAGAGTTCAAAAGGAAGTGGGTAGCCAAACCCGAATCTAGGATCAAAATGAACCTACCGAATGATTCATTTGAAAGGGAAGAACATCCTGTCCTCGATATTTGGCATCAAACTACCGTTGGGATCTGCGACCCTTGGCGCGATAATGAGATTTATTTTATTAAGCGGTTAAGGAATCTGATCATCCAGAGCAATAAGAATTTTTCTCAAGAAATCGTAAAGCTGAACAAAGAGGTGATCGACCTGAATAGGGCACTGGATAACTATGCCCATACGGTGAGCCATGATCTTAAAAACCCTTTATCAGCAATTAACCTCTCTACCCAGATGCTCCTTCAACGACCGGAAATGACAAATGACCTGAAACTGAAGATGCTGAAGAACACGAAAGAGGCCGTGGAAGTCATTTCTGAACTGCTGAAGAGTATTCATGATTTTTCTAAGGTGAAAGACTATCAGTACAGTATGGAACCAGTGTATGTGGAAGAATTCCTTAAGCAAATTGTGAACTTCAGTCAATTGCGCTATAATGCCCTTGGAACTGAAGTGATATATGGTAATATTCTTCCAGTTTATGGTGAAAGAAGTATTGTGTACCAATTGTTCCAGAATTTAATAGGGAATGCCATTAAATATAGTGCAAAAGTAGCAAAGCCCGTTGTAACCATTTCTTCTAGCCTCAAGCATGAATTTGTCCGTTATACCATCCAAGATAACGGTATAGGGATCGCGAAGGAGGAGTTGAGTACCATTTATGATTCCTTTAAGCGGATGTCCAATGCCAATAGTTATGAGGGAACAGGCTTAGGCCTGACCATTGTAAAGCGGATTGCGGACCGACTCCATATTACAATCGAGGTGGAAAGTGAAATAGGAAAAGGAACATGTTTCCATCTGTTGTTCCCGAAAGAGGTTTTCATACTTCCTTCTCAATCCTAG
- the lepA gene encoding translation elongation factor 4, whose amino-acid sequence MKHIRNFCIIAHIDHGKSTLADRLLEYTNTITQREAQAQLLDNMDLERERGITIKSHAIQMEYTKDGQTYVLNLIDTPGHVDFSYEVSRSIAACEGALLIVDASQGIQAQTISNLYLALEHDLEIIPILNKMDLPGAMPEEVKDQIVELIGGKREEIIPASGKTGMGIPDILTAIIERIPAPVGDPEAPLQALIFDSVFNSFRGIMAYFKVENGEIRKGDRVKFVATGKEYIADEVGTLKLNQVPKEVIKTGDVGYIISGIKEAREVKVGDTITKKDRPCAQAIQGFEEVKPMVFAGIYPVDTEDYEELRESMHRLQLNDASLVFEPESSAALGFGFRCGFLGMLHMEIIQERLEREFDMTVITTVPNVSYLAYLSKNHEEIVVHNPSDLPDPSKLDSIEEPYIKANIITKAEFVGPVMSLCIQKRGTIVNQSYLTSDRVELVFEMPMGEIVFDFYDKLKTISKGYASFDYHQIGYRQSDLVKLDIRLNDEPVDALSSLIHRSNAYDFGKKICEKLKELLPRQQFEIRIQASIGAKIIARETISALRKDVTAKCYGGDISRKRKLLEKQKKGKKRMRQVGNVEIPQSAFMAVLKLD is encoded by the coding sequence ATGAAGCATATACGCAATTTTTGTATTATCGCACATATCGACCACGGGAAAAGTACTTTGGCCGATAGATTATTAGAGTATACCAATACCATCACCCAACGTGAGGCGCAAGCACAATTGTTGGACAATATGGACTTGGAACGTGAAAGAGGGATTACGATTAAGAGCCATGCAATCCAAATGGAGTATACCAAAGATGGACAAACGTATGTGTTAAATCTGATTGACACCCCGGGTCACGTCGATTTTTCATATGAAGTTTCTAGATCGATTGCTGCCTGTGAAGGTGCTTTGTTGATCGTAGATGCTTCTCAAGGTATACAGGCACAGACTATTTCCAACCTATACTTAGCCTTAGAGCATGATCTTGAAATTATTCCCATCTTGAACAAGATGGATTTACCAGGAGCTATGCCGGAGGAAGTAAAAGATCAGATCGTTGAATTGATCGGTGGAAAGAGAGAAGAAATTATCCCTGCCTCCGGTAAAACCGGAATGGGTATTCCTGATATCCTAACTGCTATCATTGAGCGTATCCCTGCGCCGGTTGGCGATCCTGAAGCTCCATTACAAGCCTTGATCTTTGACTCCGTATTCAACTCTTTCAGAGGGATTATGGCCTATTTCAAAGTTGAAAATGGTGAGATCAGAAAAGGAGACCGTGTAAAGTTTGTTGCTACGGGCAAAGAATATATCGCTGATGAGGTTGGTACCTTGAAGCTAAACCAGGTGCCTAAGGAAGTAATTAAGACCGGAGATGTAGGTTATATTATTTCTGGGATCAAAGAAGCTAGAGAGGTAAAAGTAGGGGATACCATCACGAAGAAGGATCGTCCTTGTGCTCAAGCTATCCAAGGTTTTGAGGAAGTTAAGCCCATGGTGTTTGCGGGTATCTATCCTGTAGATACGGAAGATTATGAAGAGCTAAGGGAGTCTATGCACCGTTTGCAGTTAAATGACGCTTCGTTGGTGTTTGAACCAGAATCTTCAGCTGCATTAGGTTTTGGTTTCCGTTGTGGTTTCTTAGGAATGCTGCACATGGAAATCATCCAAGAACGCTTGGAACGTGAGTTCGATATGACAGTTATTACTACTGTGCCGAACGTATCTTACCTAGCTTACCTGTCAAAAAATCATGAGGAGATCGTAGTCCACAATCCTTCGGATCTTCCTGATCCAAGTAAATTGGACAGTATCGAGGAACCTTATATTAAAGCAAATATCATTACAAAGGCTGAGTTTGTTGGTCCTGTAATGTCCCTTTGTATTCAGAAACGCGGTACGATTGTCAACCAATCTTATTTGACATCTGATCGTGTAGAATTGGTGTTTGAAATGCCAATGGGAGAGATCGTTTTTGATTTCTATGATAAGTTAAAGACTATCTCTAAAGGATATGCATCTTTCGATTATCATCAAATCGGCTATAGGCAATCGGACTTGGTGAAATTGGATATCCGTTTGAATGATGAACCCGTGGATGCTTTATCTTCATTGATACACAGAAGCAATGCTTATGATTTTGGTAAGAAGATCTGTGAGAAATTGAAGGAACTTTTACCGAGACAGCAGTTTGAAATCCGTATTCAAGCTTCGATTGGAGCAAAGATCATTGCTAGGGAAACCATTTCTGCATTGCGTAAGGATGTAACTGCAAAATGTTATGGTG